The genomic window CTCCTCGCCGCGGTCGCCTCGGGCTCCATCGGCCCGGGGACCCTCGCCTCGGTGGGGCCGGCACCCGGCCCGCTCGCCCTCACCGTCGGGATCGAGTCCGCGATCGGGGCGGCCATCCTGCTGCTCTCGCCGCGCGGTCGCGGGGAGCCGGATGCCGCCGAGCCGGCTGCGGCCGCCACTGCGGACGTCGCCACGGCGGGCACGGAGGGCGCGGCCGAGGTCGCACCGCGCCCGCCGGTAGACTGACCGCGTGCTCACGGTCGCCGTCCTCATCTCGGGTGCCGGATCGAACCTCCGGGCCCTCCTCGAAGCCGCGAACGATCCCGCCTTCCCGGCCCGGGTGGTCGTCGTCGGCGCCGACCGGGACGCCTCCGGCCTCGCGCACGCCGAGGAGTTCGGCATCCCGAGCTTCGTCGTCCCCTGGCGAGGCGCCGCCGAGCGCGATGCGTGGGGAGCCGAGCTGCAGGAGCAGCTGCAGGTCTGGCAGCCGGACCTCGTCGTGCTGAGCGGCCTGATGAAGCTGCTGCCCGCCGCCGTCGTCGAAGCCTGGTCGCCGCGCATCATCAACACCCACCCGGCCTACCTCCCCGAGTTCCCCGGCGCGCACGGCGTGCGCGACGCCCTCGCTGCCGGCGCCACCCGCACCGGGGCGAGCGTCATCGTCGTCGACAACGGTGTCGACTCCGGCCCGGTCCTCGCGCAGGAGCGCGTGCCGGTGCTGCCCGGAGACGACGAGCACACCCTGCATGAGCGCATCAAGCCCGTCGAGCGGCGCCTGCTGATCGACGTCGTCCGCCGTATCGCCG from Microbacterium sp. zg-Y625 includes these protein-coding regions:
- the purN gene encoding phosphoribosylglycinamide formyltransferase, producing the protein MLTVAVLISGAGSNLRALLEAANDPAFPARVVVVGADRDASGLAHAEEFGIPSFVVPWRGAAERDAWGAELQEQLQVWQPDLVVLSGLMKLLPAAVVEAWSPRIINTHPAYLPEFPGAHGVRDALAAGATRTGASVIVVDNGVDSGPVLAQERVPVLPGDDEHTLHERIKPVERRLLIDVVRRIAVGELDLTAASAH